The following proteins come from a genomic window of Campylobacter concisus:
- a CDS encoding TlpA family protein disulfide reductase — protein sequence MTLKRAIITSLCIFAFFGCGDENKQKKEQNTSEQTQGKILDKNASKDENLSKDSLTPKMSENAQDSEIKEINLKLLSGATMQITKRSNGFDVKDGKKATLYVFFATWCPPCKAEIPHLNNLSEKFKNELDIVGVLLEDKSEDEVKDFAQKYKIKYEVAVGEGNFLFEKAMGGIKGLPASALFKANGDYVQGYIGLVPEEMLENDINRATK from the coding sequence ATGACATTAAAACGAGCAATTATAACATCACTTTGCATTTTTGCATTTTTTGGATGCGGCGACGAGAACAAGCAAAAAAAAGAGCAAAATACAAGCGAACAAACGCAAGGCAAAATTTTAGATAAAAATGCTAGCAAAGATGAAAATTTAAGCAAAGACTCACTCACTCCAAAAATGAGTGAAAATGCCCAAGATAGCGAGATAAAAGAGATAAATCTAAAGCTGCTAAGTGGAGCAACTATGCAGATTACAAAAAGAAGCAATGGCTTTGATGTAAAAGATGGTAAAAAAGCAACGCTTTACGTATTTTTTGCCACTTGGTGCCCTCCTTGCAAGGCTGAGATCCCGCATCTAAACAACTTAAGTGAGAAATTTAAAAATGAGCTAGATATCGTTGGTGTGCTACTTGAAGACAAAAGTGAAGATGAAGTAAAAGATTTTGCTCAAAAATATAAAATAAAATATGAAGTCGCGGTTGGAGAGGGAAATTTTTTATTTGAAAAAGCGATGGGCGGTATAAAAGGCTTGCCTGCGTCAGCACTTTTTAAAGCAAATGGCGACTACGTTCAGGGCTACATCGGTCTTGTACCTGAAGAGATGCTTGAAAACGACATAAATAGGGCCACAAAATAA
- a CDS encoding 5-formyltetrahydrofolate cyclo-ligase, producing the protein MSVNLEKNEFRKNARANLMKLTKFKAKCSHYKATKTLLKLINFTNSKKVLFYLPLNYEVDVLKIRRNLSHKCEIFAPFMVGLSLEMVRLRLPFLTYKFNVRQPSGKKMDNVRLDMAVVPAIGVDGAMARIGHGKGFYDRFFDSLPIKPKRIVFLEIKDFYTKDVLSSTQDAVADFYITPNKNYIKRGINDRGFNRLRSRCGWRWSRVSIRQKNK; encoded by the coding sequence ATGAGCGTTAATTTAGAAAAAAATGAATTTAGAAAAAATGCAAGAGCAAATTTGATGAAACTTACTAAATTTAAGGCCAAATGCTCGCATTATAAAGCTACGAAAACTCTTTTAAAATTGATAAATTTTACAAATTCTAAGAAAGTACTGTTTTATTTGCCACTTAACTACGAAGTTGATGTGCTTAAAATAAGGCGAAATTTATCACATAAATGTGAAATTTTTGCCCCTTTTATGGTAGGTCTTAGCTTAGAGATGGTAAGATTGCGACTGCCATTTCTAACTTATAAATTTAATGTCAGACAGCCATCTGGCAAAAAAATGGATAATGTTAGACTTGATATGGCAGTAGTTCCAGCGATTGGGGTTGATGGAGCTATGGCTAGGATAGGGCATGGAAAAGGATTTTATGATAGATTTTTTGACTCTTTGCCTATTAAGCCAAAACGGATAGTTTTTCTTGAGATAAAAGACTTTTATACCAAAGATGTGCTTTCAAGTACACAAGACGCGGTAGCAGACTTTTATATAACCCCAAATAAAAATTATATAAAAAGAGGAATAAATGATAGAGGTTTTAATAGGCTTAGGAGCCGGTGTGGCTGGCGTTGGAGCAGGGTATCTATACGCCAAAAAAATAAATGA
- the rny gene encoding ribonuclease Y, giving the protein MIEVLIGLGAGVAGVGAGYLYAKKINDANYNIFLEQAKAKAKAIEYEAELTLKNSKISVQEAEFEAKKRYDDKTTKLQKEYASKFDELAKKEKILLNEQELLNESKELFEKDKQDAKITYEEGLNLKATYQNKVEEAIRVLEHAAGLTEEEAKEVVLKKVEEKSRADIAHIVRKYEEEAKREAKKRVNYILAQATSRFAGEFAAERLINVVNIKNDELKGRIIGKEGRNIKTLEMVLGVDIIIDDTPHAIILSSFNLYRRAIATRVIELLVEDGRIQPARIEDLHKKVTEEFEQSIQEEGENIVMDLGLNKIHPEIVKLIGKLKFRASYGQNALAHSLEVAHLAGIIAAECGGDEKLAKRAGILHDIGKALTHEYEGSHVDLGAEICKRYKEHPVVINAIYAHHGHEEATSIESAAVCAADALSAARPGARREVLESFLKRVEEIENIAKSKDGIKQAYAINAGREIRVIANAKLINDDEAVLVAKEIAQEIESKVQYPGEIKVSVIRETRAVDFAK; this is encoded by the coding sequence ATGATAGAGGTTTTAATAGGCTTAGGAGCCGGTGTGGCTGGCGTTGGAGCAGGGTATCTATACGCCAAAAAAATAAATGATGCAAACTACAACATATTCTTAGAACAAGCAAAAGCAAAGGCAAAAGCTATTGAGTATGAAGCTGAGCTAACGCTTAAAAATTCTAAAATTTCAGTACAAGAGGCTGAATTTGAGGCCAAAAAAAGATACGATGACAAGACGACAAAGCTTCAAAAAGAGTATGCAAGTAAATTTGATGAACTAGCCAAAAAAGAGAAAATTTTGCTAAATGAGCAAGAGCTTTTAAACGAGAGTAAAGAGCTTTTTGAAAAAGATAAGCAAGACGCAAAGATCACTTACGAAGAGGGTTTAAATTTAAAAGCGACTTATCAAAACAAAGTAGAAGAAGCAATAAGAGTGCTTGAGCACGCTGCTGGCTTAACAGAAGAAGAAGCAAAAGAGGTCGTGCTTAAAAAGGTCGAGGAGAAGTCTCGTGCGGATATCGCTCATATCGTTAGAAAATACGAAGAAGAAGCAAAAAGAGAGGCTAAAAAGAGAGTTAATTACATCTTGGCGCAGGCTACGTCAAGATTTGCTGGAGAATTTGCGGCTGAGCGTCTGATAAATGTAGTAAATATCAAAAACGATGAGCTAAAAGGTAGGATCATCGGTAAAGAAGGACGTAATATCAAGACCCTTGAAATGGTGCTTGGAGTTGATATCATCATCGATGATACCCCGCACGCAATCATACTAAGCAGCTTTAACCTTTACAGGCGTGCGATCGCAACAAGAGTGATCGAGCTTTTGGTAGAGGATGGAAGAATCCAACCTGCGAGGATAGAAGACCTTCACAAAAAAGTGACTGAAGAATTTGAGCAAAGCATACAAGAAGAGGGCGAAAACATCGTCATGGATCTTGGTCTAAATAAAATTCACCCAGAGATAGTAAAACTAATAGGCAAGCTTAAATTTAGAGCAAGCTACGGACAAAATGCCTTGGCTCACAGCCTTGAAGTAGCTCACCTTGCTGGTATCATCGCAGCTGAGTGTGGCGGAGATGAGAAGCTTGCAAAAAGAGCTGGCATACTTCACGATATCGGTAAGGCGCTAACTCACGAGTATGAGGGCAGTCACGTTGATCTTGGAGCTGAAATTTGTAAACGCTACAAAGAGCATCCAGTAGTCATCAACGCTATCTACGCTCACCACGGCCACGAAGAGGCAACAAGTATAGAAAGTGCGGCTGTTTGCGCAGCTGACGCACTAAGTGCAGCTCGTCCAGGTGCAAGGCGTGAGGTGCTTGAGAGCTTCCTAAAACGTGTCGAAGAGATCGAAAATATCGCAAAAAGTAAAGACGGTATCAAACAAGCTTATGCAATAAATGCAGGCCGTGAAATTCGTGTCATCGCAAATGCTAAACTCATAAACGACGACGAGGCAGTGCTTGTAGCAAAAGAGATAGCTCAAGAGATCGAGAGCAAGGTGCAGTATCCTGGTGAGATAAAAGTAAGCGTCATCAGAGAGACTCGCGCTGTTGATTTTGCAAAATAA
- a CDS encoding lipid-binding SYLF domain-containing protein codes for MKFLFSILLFFSIGFASEELVLDSANSFITTMRGARNAPIKELIEQSKATIIFPSVKKVGFVVGGMGGDGIMVVGNINSPSEILPVSISGGSIGIQLGYEDSSLVLFIFKDSIIHDIKDAKITLDTKLSVAFGDIGRNYSKVSDFKFSSDIYAYAANDGFFAGASFGGAVISAREEILKQSGYAYEQLIASASKLLGD; via the coding sequence ATGAAATTTCTTTTTTCAATTTTATTATTTTTCTCAATTGGCTTTGCCAGCGAGGAGCTCGTGCTGGACTCGGCAAACTCGTTTATAACAACGATGAGAGGCGCTAGAAACGCTCCTATAAAAGAGCTAATCGAGCAGTCAAAAGCGACGATCATCTTTCCAAGTGTTAAAAAGGTCGGTTTTGTAGTTGGTGGTATGGGTGGAGATGGCATCATGGTTGTTGGCAACATTAACTCGCCAAGTGAAATTTTACCAGTTAGCATAAGTGGCGGCAGCATCGGTATACAGCTTGGTTATGAAGATAGTTCGCTTGTGCTTTTTATATTTAAAGATAGTATTATCCATGATATTAAGGATGCCAAGATCACGCTTGATACAAAGCTATCAGTAGCTTTTGGTGATATTGGACGCAATTACAGTAAAGTAAGCGATTTTAAATTTTCAAGTGATATCTACGCATATGCCGCAAATGATGGTTTTTTTGCGGGTGCTAGCTTTGGTGGAGCAGTCATCAGTGCAAGAGAAGAAATTTTAAAGCAAAGTGGCTATGCCTATGAACAGCTAATAGCCTCTGCATCTAAACTTTTAGGAGATTAA